In bacterium, the genomic window GGGGAACCTCGACCCGACCGCGCAGTGCTCGATGGGCTTCGCCCACGGGACCGGCGCGCCGGTCGCGTTCGGCGGCACCCCGACCCGGTCCGGCTGGTGGCTGTGCGACCACGTCGGCGGCACCTTCTCCGCGATCGGCGCCATGGCGGCCCTCTACGCCCGGGAGCGGTTCCTCGGCAAGGGGCAGTTCGTGGAGTGCACGGCGGCGGAAGGCGTCATCCGGATCATCGACTATAACTGGGCATGGCAGGGGATGGACGGATCGATCCGCCCCCGGTACGGCAACTGGGACCTCGCGATCAACATCTACGCCGCGAACCCGTGCAACGACGGGCAGATCATGGTCGGCGGCGGGCACGACCGCCTCTGGTTCCGCATCTGGCGGGCCGTCGGCAAGGACAAGCCCGAGCTCGAGCAGCACATCTGCGAGGATCCGAAGCTGCGCGTCGTGACCGACCGGCTCCCGCACTACATGCAGGTCGAGACGTACACGACGCTGTGCGAGTGGACCAAGGACAAGACCCGGAACCAGTGCGAGGTCGCGCTCCAGGAAGAGGAAGTGGCGTCCGGCGGCGTGTCGTTCCTCGACGAGGTGTGCGAGTTCCCGCACTACAAGTATCGCGGCCACATCGAGATCGTCGACGACCTCAACTTCGGCAAGGTCCTGATCGGATCGTCCGGATTCATCGGGATGAACACCCCGGGCCGGATCAAGTGGCTTGGCCGTACGACGGGGCAGGACAATGAGGACGTGTTCCGCCGCCTCGCCGGGATGGACCGCGAGGGGCTGATAGCTTTCAAGAAGGGAGGGGTGATCTAATGGTCGACAAAAGCCTGAAGGACATGACGTTCGAGGATTACTGCCGGACCGTCTTCAATACCAAGAAGCGGTACGACAAGCCCGAGGTTCTCAAGGGGATCCGGGCCATATCGACCACGCAGTACATCCTCGGCCCCTCCTGCGCGGCGTACCTCGCCGAACTGGGCGCCGAGACGATCAAGGTCGAGCTTCCGAAGCGGGGCGAGCCGATGCGGCACACGACCCCCTTCAACGAGCCGTTCCTCTATCCGTTGTCCCGCTGGATGCCCGAGAAGGGAACGGGCCTCGGCTTCTTCGGCGCGAACCCGAACGAATACTTCCTCTCGCTCGACTTCCACAAGCCGGAGGCGATCCAGATCATGAAGCGGCTCGCGGCCAAGACGGACGTCTGCTGCGAGAACTACCGGGCGGGCACGTTCGACCGGTGGGGGATCGGGTACCGGCAGTTCGCCAATATCAACCCGCGCCTCATCTACCAGTGGATGGGCGGCTTCGGCGGCTGGGGTCCGGGCCGTAACCGCGCTTCGTACGACATCCTCGGCCAGGCGCAGGGCGGCTGCTTCTCGATCACCGGCTGGCACAAGGAATACGGCGGGATGCCCTCCAAGCAGACGATCTGGATCATGGACTACTGGGGCGGCGCCATCTCCGCGTTCAACATCCTCGCCTCTACTGGCGCGACAACGTCTCGGGGAAGGGCAACTTCCTCGAATATTCGCAGGTCCACGGCGCCCAGCGCCACCTGACCGACTTCATCTCCCTCTACGGGAAGACCGGCATCGTCCCCCAGCGCTTCGGAAACTTCGAGCCGCTGCTGTGCGTGCACGGGATCCTGAAGTGCGGGAAGTCGTCGTACCCGAACTCGAAGAACCCGCAGGAGCAGGAAGTCGGCTACTGCCTCGTCTCCGCCTACAAGGACGAGGATTTCCAGAAGCTGTGCAAGATGATCAACCGGGCCGACCTGGCCAAGACGTACGCGACCCACGCGGACCGCGTCGGCGCCGATGCGCAGATGGCGATCTACCCCGAGCTCGAGAAGTTCGCGGCCGACAAGACGAAGGAAGAGTTCGACAAGGCGTGCAAGTCGAACGGGATCCTCTCCCAGCCGGTGTGGAACTCCAAGGAAGTGGCCGCGAACGAGCACTGGCACATGCGCGGCACGCTTCAGTGGCTTGACGACCCGACCTTCGGCGACGTTCTCACCCAGGGTCCGGCGTACCAGCTGTCCGACACCCCGGCCCGCGTCCGTTGGGCGTTCAAGCCGGTCGGCGCGGACAACGAGTACATCCTGTCCAAGCTGTGCGGCTACAGTGGTTCCAAGATCGCCGATCTGGAGCAGAAAGAGATCATCTAACGAGAAAAGGGGGGATACGATGCCTTTTAAGGATGCTTCGTTGATTCTTCAGTGCCCCAAGTGCACTGTTATCAATTACCTCGATCCGTTCACGTTCTGGAACTTCAAGGGGAAGGTCAAGTGCGCCGGCTGCGACGCGATCTGGGAGACCGCGCTCGTGAACGGCGTCCGGACGGGCCCGCCGAAGGAGGGGACGGCTCCGCACGACAAGCTTCCCGGTTTCGCGCAGACCAAGGACTGGAAGCCGATCACCACGCCCGGAAAAGTGGCGGCGGCGCCCCAGGCCCGGGAAGATTTCCAGGGGAAGCCGATCCCGATCTCGAAGAGCATCCGGGGGAAGGTCGTCTCCGGCAAGCCGCTGACGGCCGCCGACCTGGTCGGGAGCGTCCCGAAGATGTTCTACAACGGCAACTAAGGGACTGCAGCCCGAAAGGGTTCCGGTCCGTCAGAATCAGACAGGAGGAGATACCGTGGCGAAGATCGTACCGAACTGCCAGGCGTGCAAGAACTTCATGGCCGCGAAAGATCCCGAGATCAGCAAGGTCTACATGGGGCAGTGCCTGAAGCTTGAGTGGCCCTACAACATCAACATCCCCAAGGTCGACGGGATCGAGGGGGAGTGCGGCTTCTACGAAAAGAAGTAAAAAAGGTCCTTGAACCGACCGTCGCCGGTCTGATAGATTAGCGACGCGGCAAATCCACGGCCGCCTCGGGGGAATCGGGTGCGGCCGTGGATTTTGCTTTTTTCACGGCGGCAATATCCACACACCATATCAAAGGAGGGCTTACGACGATGAAGGTGGAGTTCTATTACGACAGCACGGTGGCTCCCGGGTCCGCGTATCCTTGCGACAACGCGAAGACGGTCGCTCTCGTCGAGCAGCTTGCGGCCAAGGGCGTGAACGCAAAGGCGACCGACCTCAAAGGCCAACAGGTCGCCTTCATGACGTACAACTCGTCGGTGACCGGTCCCAAGGCCCAGGTCCGCGCGGTCTTCGGCGCGAAGGGGGCCCTGCAGGAAGATTTCGGGAAGACCGTCCCCGCCCTCCTCGTTTTCGAAAAGGACGCGGACCGGTACCCGAACGAAGTGTTCCCCCGGACCGACAAGGAGCTCGAGCGGCTCCTCGGCTGCGAGGAGGCCGCGAAGAATCTCCTCGCGAAGGCGTAGTTCCGCACACCAATCCGGCGGGCGCGGGGCCCCGGACGGGACCGCGTCCCCGTTCACGAAAGGAGGAGTGATGGCGAAGATTCCCGAGAGCTACCTGCCGCCGGCCGAGCTGCGGCCCAAGCGGATCTACCGTCTCGACGAGTTCAAGAACATCCCCCAGAAATTCAACTCCACCGAGGTCCTTCTCGACCAGACCGCCGCCAAGTACGGCGACAAGCCGGCGATCTATTTCGAGGACAAGAATGTCACCTACAAACAGCTCCAGGCGAGCGTGAACCGCGTCGCCAACGGCCTGAAGAAGCTCGGGGTG contains:
- a CDS encoding CoA transferase, with the translated sequence GNLDPTAQCSMGFAHGTGAPVAFGGTPTRSGWWLCDHVGGTFSAIGAMAALYARERFLGKGQFVECTAAEGVIRIIDYNWAWQGMDGSIRPRYGNWDLAINIYAANPCNDGQIMVGGGHDRLWFRIWRAVGKDKPELEQHICEDPKLRVVTDRLPHYMQVETYTTLCEWTKDKTRNQCEVALQEEEVASGGVSFLDEVCEFPHYKYRGHIEIVDDLNFGKVLIGSSGFIGMNTPGRIKWLGRTTGQDNEDVFRRLAGMDREGLIAFKKGGVI